One genomic region from Chthoniobacterales bacterium encodes:
- a CDS encoding glycine--tRNA ligase, whose amino-acid sequence MSKEAQQQRMEKVVSLCKRRGFIFQSSEIYGGLNGFWDYGPMGAELKRNLRDSWWHTMTRDRDDVVGLDASIIMHPTVWTASGHVDTFSDPMSTCKQCKKLVRADQWWAMMSEQKWTQSIAELVEPGTNRFHPADLLKWGKGKGKQLAPNLALVRNPDVTISWLAEETEKGKGPADAVELYKFLATEQMAVTGLVTPCPHCGGELTAPRPFNLMFRTHCGPVESDENLAYLRPETAQAIFVQFKNVLDSSRVKVPFGIAQIGKAFRNEITPRNYTFRSREFEQMELEFFIRPDDAVRLIHGHVETWREGADLSAPRPNWGWDMWHRYWVDQRTKYYDAIGLGTDVLDYHWQKPEELAHYARATVDILFKFPFGTEELEGIAARGDFDLAQHQKFSGKPLEVFDEELKAACDKLSDAQKKEFIDELFENRKCADTTREEIATCAERLFKGFYLPHVIEPSAGLDRMALAVLAAAFDEETVSDDKGKAETRTVLRLHPRVAPVKCAIFPLLKNRPELVAKAREIEASLRRHMNVFYDEAGAIGRRYRRQDEIGTPFCVTVDFDTIGENGPEKAGTVTLRHRDSMQQERIPVTELRARLEAAIF is encoded by the coding sequence ATGTCGAAGGAAGCGCAACAACAGCGGATGGAAAAGGTCGTCAGCCTGTGCAAACGGCGCGGGTTCATTTTCCAGTCGTCAGAAATCTACGGCGGACTCAACGGTTTTTGGGACTACGGCCCGATGGGAGCGGAACTCAAACGCAACCTGCGGGATTCATGGTGGCACACGATGACGCGCGACCGCGACGATGTCGTGGGCCTCGATGCGAGCATCATCATGCACCCGACGGTATGGACCGCCAGCGGGCATGTGGACACGTTCAGCGACCCGATGAGCACCTGCAAGCAATGCAAGAAGCTTGTCCGCGCCGACCAGTGGTGGGCGATGATGTCCGAGCAGAAGTGGACACAATCGATCGCGGAGCTTGTCGAACCGGGCACCAATCGCTTCCACCCCGCCGACCTCCTGAAGTGGGGCAAAGGCAAAGGCAAACAACTTGCGCCCAACCTCGCGCTTGTCCGCAATCCCGATGTCACGATTTCCTGGCTGGCGGAAGAAACGGAGAAGGGCAAAGGGCCGGCTGATGCTGTCGAGCTTTACAAGTTTCTCGCCACCGAGCAAATGGCCGTCACCGGTTTGGTGACGCCGTGCCCGCATTGCGGCGGAGAACTCACCGCCCCGCGGCCGTTCAACCTCATGTTCCGCACGCATTGCGGACCGGTGGAGAGCGATGAGAACCTCGCCTACCTGCGCCCCGAGACGGCACAGGCCATTTTCGTGCAGTTCAAAAACGTCCTGGACTCCTCGCGCGTCAAAGTTCCTTTCGGCATCGCGCAAATCGGCAAAGCCTTCCGCAACGAGATCACGCCTCGCAATTACACGTTCCGCTCCCGCGAGTTCGAGCAGATGGAGCTCGAATTTTTCATCCGGCCCGATGACGCCGTGCGACTCATCCACGGACACGTCGAGACTTGGCGCGAAGGCGCGGACCTCTCCGCCCCGCGCCCGAACTGGGGCTGGGACATGTGGCACCGTTACTGGGTGGACCAACGCACGAAATATTACGACGCAATCGGCCTCGGCACGGACGTGCTCGACTACCACTGGCAAAAGCCGGAGGAACTCGCGCATTACGCCCGCGCCACGGTCGATATCCTTTTCAAATTTCCCTTCGGCACGGAGGAACTCGAAGGCATCGCCGCCCGCGGGGACTTCGACTTGGCGCAGCACCAGAAGTTCTCCGGCAAACCTCTGGAGGTATTCGACGAGGAACTCAAAGCTGCGTGCGACAAACTCTCCGACGCACAGAAAAAAGAATTCATCGACGAATTGTTCGAGAACCGCAAATGCGCGGACACCACGCGCGAGGAAATCGCGACTTGCGCGGAAAGACTTTTCAAAGGCTTCTACCTGCCGCACGTCATCGAACCGTCGGCCGGACTCGACCGCATGGCCTTGGCCGTGCTGGCCGCCGCATTCGACGAGGAAACCGTCAGCGATGACAAAGGCAAAGCCGAGACCCGCACCGTGCTGCGCCTGCACCCCCGCGTTGCGCCGGTCAAATGCGCCATCTTCCCGCTGCTGAAAAACCGGCCTGAACTCGTCGCCAAAGCGCGCGAAATCGAAGCCTCGTTGCGTCGTCACATGAACGTCTTCTACGACGAAGCGGGCGCCATCGGGCGCCGCTACCGCCGGCAGGACGAGATCGGAACGCCATTCTGCGTCACCGTGGATTTCGACACGATCGGGGAAAACGGGCCGGAGAAAGCCGGCACTGTCACCCTGCGACACCGGGACTCGATGCAGCAGGAGCGCATCCCGGTCACCGAACTGCGCGCACGGCTGGAAGCCGCGATTTTCTGA